A stretch of DNA from Besnoitia besnoiti strain Bb-Ger1 chromosome II, whole genome shotgun sequence:
TCTGCTGACTCCCCATGTTCGTACCTGTTGTTGCGGAATGCCAGTTTGCATGACATTCTtgttcctcttcttttttccaATGTGAGCGATTGCCACAGCGGTTTTGTCCCACATTTTCGTCGGTTCGTTCGTTCTTTTCCCGCTTCCATGTCCTGAGGCCACGTGCTATCCAAGGGAACTCACGCAGCGGCTTCTCCGTGTAGTGCTGGTTTGCGTTCGTCTCGGTCGTAGCGTTCCTAGAACCGCACGTTTTGGATGGGAGCTCCCTTCCTTTGCATGATgtgcgccgcagacacgTTCGATTGTAGGCATTGGCATTAATTTTTTGCCTCGACTGCGCTGCGGTGCTGTGACTTGCACCGTTCGAACGTTCCTATCCATCGCGGACGAAGAGCCGAGGACTGAAAGAGGGGGGCGAGTCTACTCCACTCGACAGGGCAGGGAGGACCATTGTCGCTTCCGGAATGGCGTGAGAAGCAAGAATAGATGTCCGCTTACGGCCTACCGAGGTACTGTGTAGCAGGACTCGTTTAGTGAGAATGGGATTCTCTCGTCAAGGGGAGGCCGTGTCTCCACACACGCCTAGACGAGGCTGGGCGCCTCATCGCCTGGGGTTTCTGTTCCACAGAAAAAGCGGAAGTCAATCTTCATCGCCAGCATCATGTACTGGAACAGCTCGGGAACAGAGTGAGGTGAAGCAAACTGGTAGCACGGAAGACGTGCAGAAACATGGCGAGACTACGCAGGCGGACGGCCCCCCCAACAGCGCAGAGGAGATTCCAACCCCGCTCGCGATCGAGAGCAGATCCGCCACCGCGCATTCAACACCTCAATCTTCACCTTCATCATCAGCGTCCCGACTTTTTTTCAAAGGCATGTATAAACGATTGATGAAAAAGCCAGGTAGCCGAAACAGGCACCGCAGCACGGCACCGCTGCGCAGTGTATCTCACGAGACGCTAGTCGTTCCTGAGACACCCGATTCCCCGTTTACCAGAGTGAAGTCCGTGCATTTCGGTGCCCTGGTTGTTCATACCTACCCCCGCGAAGCGCAACATGGCAGCTCAGAGCCGCCTCTCCAGTGGTCACAGTCAGACTCTTCAATCATGTTTATCCCAGTTAGTGAAAGAACTAGTGACGGGAGCGAGGATGGAAAAGACGATTACATCTTTTCCAGCAATCCCTTAGCGCCGATGTTCCTTTCCGGTCGCAGTGGTAGCTCGGCTTCGTCATTCGGATCGGTCGATGGACGCGGTCCTGCGTTACGCATCCAGAATGATGGCGACGCACAGACGCCACCTGGTCGTCGCATGCCCGCGGAACGACATCTCTCCGATATTTCGGAGGAAGTGAAAAGcggggacgaagaagacaacAACAGCTGTGCGAGTGACCCCGGTGCGTTCCCGTCAAATTCTTTTTTGGAGTATCACGGTGATGAATTCGGGTTTCGCCACTACGTGAGCAGTAccagcagcagaggcagcgcaAGCACCTCCTCTCACGCATCGGCCTCGTCGAATTCTATTCTTTACTCGTTCTCTTCTGTTGTAGGCGGCAAGCCCGCAGAGCAGGGCGAAAAAGAACTAGAGAACGTGCTGATGGGTTGGTGCTCGTAGCTCTGCTCGAGCCGTTTGAAGAGTGCATTCTGTTCAGGTTATTCCGGCACATACGGGAGACTTTGCACTTTGGAACAAACTGTATTTCTCAATTCTTCAGGTATTTTTTGAGACCTCTTGGAGGAACCGGCTACGGGGAAGCCGCATTCGTGTacggcgcatgcgtgcgagGGTGTGCGGATTGCCACCAGTGCAGTTTTCCCCGTCCGTGCGTCGAACATCGTCCTCTAAGGTATTGTAGCATGTCTGGCACACTGGACAGACGACATGCATAAAGCATGTTCCGTGAGCGCCCCCGCGCCTGAGTGTATTGCTAGTCGCATGCAAGGGGCAGTCCGTGTGGTTTTGATGGGTCTGCGTGGAAATTCTTCCCGTTTCGTTTGTCGGGGGGGCGGCACTACCATTATCGCTTTTTTCGGGGGGTCCATTTTGGCAGTGGCAGTCCTCTTTTGCCCCCCAGTGGCCCGTGTGAGTTGTGAggcggggagaggaggaagggggggggtgggggggggggtctgGCAGGGACAAGTAAGTCTGCTTCCATGGAAAAAGTGCCAGTTTTCTTTCCGACGTTGCGTCTGGACAGGACTGCGGTCTCCGCGATCTTTTTTTTGACATTTTGTGAGCTCGTTAGTGACTTTCTGTGAGCACGGCGGTGGCTTTTAGTTTCTTTTTGAGACTATTTTCTGTTTCGGAGCTACTTGCTTTCCAATTGCCGTGTTTCGGTGTGCCCGTGGGCTGTAGGGGATAAAAATGAGGACGCGGGGCGTGGGCTTCGTCAGGTGCGGCCTGCGGCTACATGACACGGATTCACAAACGTGCGAAGACGTGGAACAGCACCTCTTGCCGTGGCGGACCCAGATGCAGCTGGAGCCGCACTCACCACTTCTGTCGTCTAAAGGACCTACCGCTTGTGTCTTTTCCGCATTGAAATTGCTTTTCTCCACTGTATGTACCTGGTCGGTTAAGAAAGCCGATGTCTGCGCAAGTCCCCACATTTTTAAAGAGCGCAACAGAAATGATGAGTTTCACGGTTGTCTGCCCTGAAGCCTGCGTCACCGATAGGTGGTCGTCGTAGCAGCAGACGTCGCGTGAGTGCGATGCTCGGAGGCCGGGAGCAGTTCCTTTGTGTCTTAATTCTTCTCCCACGTTTCGACGTGGGTGAAGGCCAGAGCGCGCCTAGTACCccgaaggcagaggagctTCCACAGCCATCTTCTGCTCATCAAATAGTagtcgctctctcgctgcgaAACACATAGACGACCTGGTCAACCCAGGCACCGCTTTCAGTGAACAAGGGCCGCCAGCGGTCCGCAGGGTAGTGAAgaagcgcgccgcccccgtaGCTGCGCGTTTTTTAGCCTCGAATATCGACACAGGCCAAACATAAGATACTATCAGCAGTCCCGTTGCCCTGATGCCATTGTGAACAGGACGATGGAAAAACTGGGATGCAGCGCCCCTGCGTGTACACTTCTGACGGAGCGAGAAAAGCCTCCGGCAGATGGAGTACCGATAAGCTGCACACAAATATGCAGGATGATCGTTCAACTGTTCATCCCGACTTAACCAATGCATGCGTTAAAgccggcgaagcgcaggGGACACCCCCCGGACGAAGAATATACGGAGATTAACGTGGCGTCCACAGACCAGCGGGGCTGTAGCAGCCCCGCACCAATTCTCGCGTTGTTGCACATGAGCACGAAGGGACGTCCCCTTTTGCGCCTTTTGCAGTGGCTTATGTATGAAGCAGCCTTTTGCCTGTGGTGCTGCAAATACGCACAGCAGCGACCGTAGTTTTAATCGATGGCATTCACATCTAAACGGATCCGCAAAAAAACTACGTCCGACGGCACATACAGTGCCGGATCGCCAACACACCCTGGCAAAATGAGGTTCCCACGCGGCCCAAGAGGTAGGCCTCTGACGATCATTTCGTTAGtattctgcttcttctcaaTACTGCATGACGCCGGTGCTAACGGAGATTCAATCTGCCACAAATCGGGAACAACCGTTGTGGTAAATATGTCAGGAGAGACACGAACAGCCAGATTCAAATGTGGTGCGGAATTACCTAGGCTGAACCCGCCTTTTGAATCACAAAAAGTTTTCACTAGCCAGTCTTGCACTGCTAGCGTTTCGCTGGACACTCGGCTTGCAGGGGCGTCTTTGGTAGCGCCCGTAGGAGAGGAGGACCCCTTTTATACATTGAAAATAGATGAATGGCCCCCAACCACAGAGACGCTGTATTACCAGTGCGCCTCTGAAGAGACTGATGGACCTCGATGCAAGATAATGATCTTAATCAAGCGACCAGAAGAGCGGAAACCAGGAGCAACTGACAGGGTTGGGGCCAGACTTCATTCAGTCACCGTGGACGTCCCGACTTGCTCCGAGAGTGGAACTGTTCTTTCAGTTCATGTGTcagcgaggacgaagcgagCGTATTTCAAGTGCGGCACCCATCTACCGATTCTCGACCCCCCGGT
This window harbors:
- a CDS encoding hypothetical protein (encoded by transcript BESB_037950), whose amino-acid sequence is MGFSRQGEAVSPHTPRRGWAPHRLGFLFHRKSGSQSSSPASCTGTAREQSEVKQTGSTEDVQKHGETTQADGPPNSAEEIPTPLAIESRSATAHSTPQSSPSSSASRLFFKGMYKRLMKKPGSRNRHRSTAPLRSVSHETLVVPETPDSPFTRVKSVHFGALVVHTYPREAQHGSSEPPLQWSQSDSSIMFIPVSERTSDGSEDGKDDYIFSSNPLAPMFLSGRSGSSASSFGSVDGRGPALRIQNDGDAQTPPGRRMPAERHLSDISEEVKSGDEEDNNSCASDPGAFPSNSFLEYHGDEFGFRHYVSSTSSRGSASTSSHASASSNSILYSFSSVVGGKPAEQGEKELENVLMGWCS